A genomic window from Vagococcus entomophilus includes:
- a CDS encoding MucBP domain-containing protein, with protein sequence MKKIVTAVMVTTILTTVVPLKALAVSEPTNQQVLQDGVGITIPDENLQSAIRSKLNLAATEPITPEAMLQLTTLDLSSVSNLTGLEYAKNLTTFGIEGGSVTDLTPIQGLNLTSLSLYKTQISNLSALAGMKNLSVLRASKNKINDISPLAGLPLLTGNLFFELDNNAIADFSVLEGRNTTNISKQNQVVTLAMQISTAEEIRVPNPLKDTSGLPIVPTFSDDSVAQYNALDNTIVIPRGDALTGTISGTFLTGTLKTDISGTIMVPFTFAEQTTGQVTIQYLDDKGNELAPAETQEGLVGESYTTTAKEFDGWSLTKMPSNSQGVFSDQAQTVSYVYSQNTTPTSTTDSSDSSDSLDTGTNTTSEGTTTSTSGQQENHSVSSSSDPRGTLPQTGEKVKKGTTILGVLLIIAGFAFYLWQRNKRHSKNQ encoded by the coding sequence ATGAAAAAGATAGTTACCGCTGTTATGGTTACGACTATACTAACAACTGTTGTCCCACTTAAGGCATTAGCTGTGTCAGAACCTACTAATCAACAAGTATTACAGGATGGCGTTGGGATAACAATACCAGATGAAAATCTCCAGTCTGCTATCCGCTCAAAACTAAACTTAGCTGCAACTGAACCAATTACACCAGAAGCAATGCTTCAATTAACCACCCTAGACTTATCCTCTGTCTCTAACTTAACTGGTCTAGAGTATGCTAAAAACCTGACTACTTTTGGTATAGAAGGTGGATCAGTTACTGATTTGACCCCGATACAAGGATTAAACCTGACTAGCCTGTCACTCTATAAAACACAGATAAGTAATCTCTCTGCTTTGGCTGGAATGAAAAATTTAAGTGTCTTACGTGCATCAAAAAATAAAATTAATGACATTTCTCCACTCGCAGGATTGCCCCTGCTAACAGGAAATTTATTTTTTGAATTAGATAACAACGCGATTGCTGATTTTAGCGTGCTGGAGGGAAGAAATACCACTAATATTTCAAAGCAAAATCAAGTAGTGACACTTGCAATGCAAATCTCTACTGCAGAAGAAATTCGTGTGCCCAATCCTCTGAAAGACACCTCAGGACTTCCAATTGTCCCTACCTTTAGTGATGATAGTGTCGCACAGTACAACGCATTAGATAACACGATTGTTATTCCAAGAGGTGATGCTTTAACAGGAACTATTAGTGGTACTTTTTTAACTGGTACTCTTAAGACTGATATTAGTGGTACCATCATGGTTCCATTTACCTTTGCCGAACAAACAACCGGTCAGGTAACCATTCAGTACCTTGACGATAAGGGAAATGAACTTGCACCAGCAGAAACTCAAGAAGGACTCGTCGGCGAGAGTTATACAACAACTGCGAAAGAGTTTGACGGCTGGAGCTTAACCAAAATGCCAAGCAATTCCCAAGGAGTCTTCAGCGATCAAGCACAAACTGTAAGTTACGTTTATAGTCAAAATACTACACCAACGAGCACAACAGATTCATCTGATTCATCTGATTCTTTAGATACAGGTACCAATACAACATCTGAGGGTACAACCACCTCAACCAGTGGGCAACAAGAGAATCATTCAGTCTCTTCGTCTTCTGATCCAAGAGGAACACTTCCT
- a CDS encoding putative holin-like toxin, translating to MTGVSLLSVAETLQLMLVFGSFVLLLVGTIVALLKNSTKK from the coding sequence ATGACAGGAGTAAGCCTTTTGTCTGTAGCAGAAACGTTGCAACTGATGTTAGTTTTTGGCAGTTTTGTACTATTATTAGTTGGCACAATTGTAGCATTACTGAAAAATAGCACAAAAAAATAA